The DNA region GCCGACCTGGCTGGTGGACGTCAAAGGGCGGCGTTTCCCCTCGGGTCAGGCGCACCGCAGCTACTGGAAGAACTGGGCGACCGCCGAGGACCTGCGCTCGCTGGCCGACTGGCGGGCCCGGTTCGGGCCCGACGCCGAGGCGGCCCTGGTGTTCGCCTACCATCTGGTGGCGGACCGCTCGCCGCTGGCGGCCGACGAGGTGTTCTGGCACCGCGACCGGCCCTACGCCTTCGTGGCGGTCAGCCTGGCCGACTACCAGCCCGCCGCCCGCCCGCTCTCGGCCCGCTGGGGCACGGTGCACGCCCCCGTGGCCGAATTCCGCCGCTGCGCCCGCCCGGCCCGGCTGCTCTTGGGGGGCCGGCAGACCGCGGCGCTCGCAGCGGCCGGCGCGCTCAACTACGCTGAAGGGGACCACGGATAGCACGGAGTCCACGGATGACGGGACGATGGCCACGAAAAAGCACAAACGAATATTGACGGAAAGCTGCCCACGAATCGACCGAATCTTCGCGGATCGGTTTCCAATTCAAGCGGGTGAGGATACTCGCTTGCCCGTTCACTCAGTGATTCGTTGTGATTCGATTCATTTGTGGGCGCCGTCCGTCTTTGTGCTTCTTGTGCCCTTTTGTGGCTATTCCTATCTGTGAAATCCGTGCTATCCGTGGTCAAACCGTCTTTGTGACTCTCCGTGGCCATCCTTCTAAACCGCTATGCCGATGACCCTCGCCGACGCCACATTCGCACTGCTCCCCTTCGCGCAGATCCTCAACGAAGAAGAGAAGTCCGAGTCGTACAGCCTCTCTTGGGCGCTGATCATGCTCTGCATCGTGCTGGGGATGCTGGCCACCTTCCGGCCGATCAAGCGCGCGAGCAAGCTGAAGAAGGGCGCGAGCGAGGATTGAGCTTTCAGCTTTCAGCTTTCAGCTTTCAGCTTTCAGCTTTCAGCTTTCAGCTTTCAGCTTTCAGCTTTCAGCTTTCAGCTTTCAGCTTTCAGCTTTCAGCTTTCAGCTTTCAGCTTGTCGCAGTGCAAGCCTCGCGCGCAGCGCCCAATAGCCGCCGACCTTGGGTCGGCGCTTCCTTGGGATCGATGTGTCTCCCAAGCGCGCCGACCCTAGGCCGGCGGCTGCTGCGTAACGTGGGGCGCTGCACGAAAGCTGATCGCTGACTGCTGAAAGCTGACCGCCGAACCGCTACGCGGCGCGTTGCGCGGGCATCGGCGTGCCGACGCCGGCCGCGAACGCGGTCACTTCGCTGACCACCGTCTCGCGTTCTAGTTCCGACAGCTCCGGGAAGACCGGCAGCGACAGCACCTCGGCCGCGGCCTGCTCCGTGTGGGGCAGGTCGCCGGCGCGGTAGCCCAGCCCCTCGAAGCACTGCTGCATGTGCAGCGGCTTCGGGTAGTAGATGGCGCAGCCGACCCCCGCGGCGCTGAGCCGCTGCTGGAGCGCCTCGCGGCGCCCCGCTTTGACCCGCACCGTGTACTGGTTCCAGACGCTGGTCGACTGCCCCCCGAGTTCGGGGCCCACAACGCTCGGCGCGGTCACGGCCGCGGCGGTGCGGGGCTCGCTGAAGCGCTCGTTGTAGTACTCGGCGTGCTCGCCACGGGCCGCGGCGTAGGCGTCAAGCCGCTTGAGCTTGACGTTCAGCACGGCCGCCTGGATGGCGTCCAACCGGCTGTTGGTCCCCACGACGTGGTGGATGTAGCGCGGGCTCTGGCCGTGGTCGCGGAGGATGGTCATCCGTTCGGCCAGCGCCGGGTCGTGCGTGGTGACCATGCCGCCGTCGCCGAAGCCGCCGAGGTTCTTCGTGGGGTAGAAGCTGAAGCAGCCGACGTGGCCGATGCCGCCGACCTGCCGGCCACGGTGCTCGGCGCCGATCGCCTGCGCGGCGTCCTCGATCACAAACAACCCGTGCCGGTCGGCCAGTTCGCCCAGCGCGGTCATGTCGGCCGCCTGGCCGAACAGGTGCACCGGCATGATCGCCTTGGTGGCGGGCGTGATGCGGCGGGCGACGTCTTCCGGGTCGAGGTTGAACGTCACGGGGTCGATGTCCGCGAACACCGGCTTGGCGCCCATCCGCCACACGCTTCCCGCGGTGGCGAAGAACGTGAAGCTGGGGAGGATCACCTCGTCCCCCGGGCCGACCTCCAGGGCCATCAGCGCCAACAGCAGCGCGTCGGTCCCCGACGCGCAGCCCAGCGCGTGCGGCACCTGGCAGTACTCGGCGACGGCAGACTCAAACGCCTTGCAGGCGGGGCCGTGCACAAACGCGGCCGAGTCGCAGACCTCGGCGATCGCTTCGTTGATTTCGCTTCGCAGCGGCGCGTTCTGCCGCGAGACATCCAGCATCGGTACGGTCATGGCGTGCGTTCCTTCGCAGTGAGCCGGGTGGTCCGGCATTAGTCCTCGATACTGCTGGTAATCGGCGTCCATTCCGACCCAGGGCGAGGGAGATTAGGCAGAATCGCCGTGCCGGTCAACGCCGCCAATCCGCCACGCAAATCCGCTGCTAGCACCCTGATGCCGAACGGGGAAGAATGTGAACCGCCAAGACGCCACGAGCGTCAAAACGCGCCAAGACGGACGGACGAAAAGGGGAACCGCCAAGGACGCCAAGAACGCCAAGGAGGGGAAGGAAGCTGCATTTTCTCAGCCGATCCTGTTCATCCCGTCCAAACCGTCCCGTCCTTGGCGCTCATGGCGTCCTTGGCGGTTCCCTTCCTTTTCTCGTCCGTCTTGGCGCTCGTGGCGTCTTGGCGGTCCCCGTCGTGCGGCACAACGCCGCGTCGCGTGCTGCTGGCGCCGCGGGTAGACTTGCCGCATGGCGTTCCCCTACTACCCGCTGCAAGACTACGGCCCCGTGATGAAGGGGATGGTGATCGGGGGGCTGGGCATTTTCCATGTCTACCTCGCGCAGTTCGCCATCGGGGGCGGGGTGCTGCTGGCCTACTTCCAGTGGCTGGCCGGCACGGGGCGGCTGCCGCTGGCGCGGCGGGTGGTCGACGGCATGTTCCGCGTGCTGGTGCTGGTGTCGTTTGTGATGGGCGCGCTGACCGGCGTCGCGATGTGGTTCACCACCATCCAGGTCAGCCCGCGGACGATCGGCCTGATGGTCGATCAGTTCCACTGGGTGTGGGCGATCGAGTGGACCTTCTTTGCGCTGGAGGTCGCCTCGGGCTACGCCTTCTACCGCTGCGCGTCGCGGTTGGACGACCGCACGCGGTTCTGGCTGCTGGTGGTCTACGCGTTCGCCGCGTGGATGAGCCTGTTCTGGATCAACGGCATCCTTAGCTGGCAGCTCACGCCGGGCGGCTGGTCGGAGACCGGCGGCGTGTGGGCCGGGTTCTTCAACCCCACGTTCTGGCCGTCGCTGCTGTTCCGCACGCTCGCGTCGCTGGCCACCGCGGGGCTGGTGGGGTGCTTGGTGATCAACCTGGCGCCCGGCTACAAACGCAGCGAACGCCGCGTGTTGATCCACCGCGCCGCCCACCTGCTCGCGCCGATGGCGCTGATGCCGCTGGCGGGCGCGTGGTTCTTGATGGCGATGCCGGCCGACAGCCGTGGCTGGGTGAT from Pirellulimonas nuda includes:
- a CDS encoding HYExAFE family protein, with amino-acid sequence MANRSNHYEAAFEAYLRAERLAYVATSEQRRALAEVGSLKSVDFVVSPAGGPTWLVDVKGRRFPSGQAHRSYWKNWATAEDLRSLADWRARFGPDAEAALVFAYHLVADRSPLAADEVFWHRDRPYAFVAVSLADYQPAARPLSARWGTVHAPVAEFRRCARPARLLLGGRQTAALAAAGALNYAEGDHG
- a CDS encoding DegT/DnrJ/EryC1/StrS family aminotransferase gives rise to the protein MTVPMLDVSRQNAPLRSEINEAIAEVCDSAAFVHGPACKAFESAVAEYCQVPHALGCASGTDALLLALMALEVGPGDEVILPSFTFFATAGSVWRMGAKPVFADIDPVTFNLDPEDVARRITPATKAIMPVHLFGQAADMTALGELADRHGLFVIEDAAQAIGAEHRGRQVGGIGHVGCFSFYPTKNLGGFGDGGMVTTHDPALAERMTILRDHGQSPRYIHHVVGTNSRLDAIQAAVLNVKLKRLDAYAAARGEHAEYYNERFSEPRTAAAVTAPSVVGPELGGQSTSVWNQYTVRVKAGRREALQQRLSAAGVGCAIYYPKPLHMQQCFEGLGYRAGDLPHTEQAAAEVLSLPVFPELSELERETVVSEVTAFAAGVGTPMPAQRAA
- a CDS encoding c-type cytochrome — protein: MAFPYYPLQDYGPVMKGMVIGGLGIFHVYLAQFAIGGGVLLAYFQWLAGTGRLPLARRVVDGMFRVLVLVSFVMGALTGVAMWFTTIQVSPRTIGLMVDQFHWVWAIEWTFFALEVASGYAFYRCASRLDDRTRFWLLVVYAFAAWMSLFWINGILSWQLTPGGWSETGGVWAGFFNPTFWPSLLFRTLASLATAGLVGCLVINLAPGYKRSERRVLIHRAAHLLAPMALMPLAGAWFLMAMPADSRGWVMGGSIAMTLFFSLGVGASLLIGAYAAAMLVSRRLMMNAATASLLVALGFFATAGAEFVREGSRKPFTVRGALYSNSITPDEVAKAREVGLAAADPYPLADGVAYPTGQLELGAKTFRLQCSVCHTWDGANGLAHLAETWTTQQLRLNVAQLQRTKAFMPPFAGPAEEVEALAQWVRWRLEGAPPVWDTTDDPAVLRQITDDLDAVGTGPGIAIQQREGLQVDD